The Streptomyces sp. ICC1 DNA window AGCAGAGGAGGCGGGTGAGGGCTACCGGTTCTCCCTGCGGTTCCCGGCTCCCGGCGCCGGGAGTCCGGTCGTCGCCGATCCAGCGCCCGTTCTGGCCGCCGTCGTGGCCGATGTGCGCGCGGGTACCCCGCCACCCCTGATCGCGGCCCGATTCCACTCCGGCGTCGCCGGACTCGTCGCCGACCTGTGCGTCCTGGCGCGAGAGCGGTACGGCCTGGACTCCGTCGCGCTGACCGGCGGGGTCTTCTCGAACACCCTGTTGTCCTCGGCCACGGCCCGACGGCTGCGCGGACACGGCTTCACCGTGCTCCAGCACCATCGCGTCCCCCCGAACGACGGCGGCCTGGCCCTCGGCCAGCTCATGGTTGCGGCTGCCACCACGGCCACTGCCACGGCCGACTCTGCCCGCGCGACGGAACACCCACAGCAAGGAGAAGCCCATGTGCCTGGCGGTACCCGGCAGAGTGATTGACATCGGGGAGAAGGACGGCACCCGCATGGCCACCGTCGACTTCGGCGGGGTGGTCAAGGAAGTGTGCCTGGAGTACCTGCCGGACCTCCAGGTCGGCGAGTACGCGATCGTCCACGTCGGCTTCGCACTGCAGCGGCTCGACGAGGAGTCGGCCAAGCAGACCTTGGAGCTCTTCGCGGAACTCGGCATGCTCCAGGAGGAATTCGGCGATCCGTGGGAGCAGGCCGCGCAGGCCGGTGGGGCGCCGTGGCCCTTCACCGACGACTCCGACGACTCCGACGACTCCGATGACGTAGCGCAGGAGGCGACCCGGCAGTGAAGTACATCGACGAATTCCAAGACCCCGACCTCGCTCGCCGGCTACTGGACGACATCCACTCGACGGTCACCCGGCCCTGGGCGCTGATGGAGGTGTGCGGGGGCCAGACCCACACCATCATCCGGCACGGTATCGACCAACTGCTCCCCGATTTGGTCGAGTTGATTCACGGACCGGGCTGTCCCGTGTGCGTCACCCCGCTGGAGGTCATCGACAAGGCTCTGGAGATCGCCTCCCGCCCCGATGTCATCTTCTGCTCCTTCGGGGACATGCTGCGCGTACCCGGGACCGGCCGCGACCTCTTCCAGGTGCGCAGCGAAGGCGGTGACGTACGGGTCGTCTACTCCCCGCTCGACGCCCTGAAGATCGCCCAGCAGAACCCGCGGAACGAGGTGGTGTTCTTCGGCATCGGCTTCGAAACCACGGCCCCGCCCAATGCCATGACCGTGTACCAGGCCAAGAAGCTGGGCATCCGCAACTTCAGCCTGCTGGTGTCCCACGTCCGCGTCCCCCCGGCGATCGAGGCGATCATGCAGTCGCCGAGCTGCCGCGTCCAGGCCTTCCTGGCCGCCGGGCACGTGTGCAGTGTGATGGGCACGGGAGAGTACCCGGAGCTCGCCGCGCGCCACCGCGTCCCGATCGTGGTCACCGGCTTCGAGCCCCTGGACATCCTGGAAGGCGTACGCAGGGCCGTGCATCAGCTGGAGCGCGGCGAGCACACCGTGGACAACGCCTACGCCCGCGCGGTGCGTCCGGAGGGGAACCCGGCGGCGCTCGCCATGCTGGGGGACGTATTCGAGGTCACCGACCGGGCCTGGCGCGGCATCGGCGTGATTCCCGACAGCGGCTGGCGGCTGTCGGCACGCTACCGGGACTTCGACGCCGAGCACCGCTTCTCGGTGACCGGGATCAACACGCGCGAGCCGGCCGAATGCCGGAGCGGCGAAGTCCTCCAAGGGCTGCTGAAACCACACGAGTGCGAGGCCTTCGGCACCACCTGCACCCCGCGCAACCCGCTCGGCGCCACGATGGTCTCCAGCGAGGGCGCGTGCGCCGCCTACTACCTCTACCGGCGCCTGGAGATCACGCCGACCCGCACGGCCCGTACCGCCGCCCCCGCCCCTACCGCCCGTACGGCGGAGCGGACCGCCACCGCCGACGCGCCGCTGGAGGCGAGCCCCGTTGCCTGACACGACCCTCGACATCACCGGCTGGACCTGCCCCGCGCCGCTGCGCGACCGCCCCCGGGTGGTGATGGGCCACGGCGGTGGCGGAGCGCTCTCCGCCGAGCTGGTCGAGCACCTCTTCGCACCCGCCTTCGGCGGCCCGGTGCTCGCCCAGCTCGGCGACTCGGCGACGGTCACGCTGGGCGGGGTCCGGCTGGCCTTCTCCACCGACTCCTACGTGGTGCGCCCCCTGTTCTTCCCCGGGGGAAGCATCGGCGACCTCGCCGTCAACGGCACGGTCAACGACCTCGCCATGAGCGGAGCCCAAGCCGCCTATCTGTCCTGCGGGTTCATCCTCGAGGAAGGCGTGGAACTGTCCGTGGTGGCCCGGGTGGCCGAGGCCCTGGGCGACGCCGCCCGCGCGGCCGGGGTCGAGGTGGCGACCGGCGACACCAAGGTCGTCGAGGCCGGCCACGGAGACGGGATCTACATCAACACCGCGGGCATCGGGATCATCCCGCAGGGCGTCGACCTGCGGCCGCAGCGGGTCGTACCCGGCGACGTGGTGATCGTCAGCGGGGAGATCGGGCTCCACGGGGTGGCGATCATGAGCGTCCGCGAAGGGCTGGAATTCGGAGTGGACATCGAGAGCGACTGCGCCCCGCTCGGTGATCTCGTACGGGCGATGCTGGAGGTCACCCCCGACCTGCACGTCCTGCGCGACCCCACCCGGGGCGGACTGGCCGCCTCGCTCAACGAGATCGCGGCCGCGTCCGGTGCGGGAGTCGTCATCCAGGAGGGCCGCGTCCCCGTTCCCGTACCCGTCCGCAATGCCTGCGCGATCCTGGGCCTCGACCCGCTCTACGTGGCCAACGAGGGCAAGCTCGTCGCGTTCGTACCCCGCGAGCACGCCGAGGCCGTACTCGCCGCCATGCGCACCCACCCGCTGGGCCGGCACGCGGCGGTGATCGGCGAGGCGGTGGACGCGCACCCGGGTCTGGTGGTCGCCCGGACCGGCCTCGGCGGCACCCGCGTGGTCGACCTGCCGATCGGAGAGCAGCTACCGCGCATCTGCTGAGGCGCGACCTGGATGAGCTGCGTACGGTGCCGGTGCCCGGACCACCCGCGGCTATCCGGCACTGCGCGTGCCGGGCGGGTCCTGGGGGTCCACACCGGTGGAGGCGGAGGCGTCCTTGGTTCCACTGGGTCGCTGCGAGCGGCCTCGCGTTCCGAGGTCGTGCATGCCCTCGTCGCCGGATCCCTTGCTCCGATCCTCCCCGCGGGCGCCCCTGCTCTTGGAGGGCTTGCCATGGGGATTGCCCGCTTCCTCCTTGGAAACCGTCCTACCCGGTCCCTTGGCGGGGGCGTACTCATCAGGGTGGAAGGAGCGGTGGGCGCTCGGGTTCTCCTCCTGGCGGGTCTCGTCCACATCCGGAGACCAACCGTGCTGCTTGGATCCCCTGTGCCGGCTTATGCCCTCTCCGTCGGAGGGCGGGGACGGCTTCGGCTGCTTGGTCATGACCTGACCTGCTGTCCTGTTCGGGGGTGGGACGCACAGACGCATGCGCCACCACTGGCCATGACAATTCTCCCACCTGGGGGCAGACCGGTCACATCGGGCCGCACGTGTTCCCCGACCGGGCCGCCCGGGGCGAGGGCCGGTCTCCGGATGTGACAGAGCCCGGCCGGGTGACTGTGGACCGGCCGGGCTCTGGGTGTGTGGGCGCGTGTGCCCTGGTCAGAAGGTCTCGTCGTGCAGGTCCTCTTCGCGCAGCAGGTCGTCCTCGCGGCGGTGCGAGGCCTCCTTCTGGCCCTCCTTCTGGCCCTGCTTCGGCCCCTGCTTCTGGCCCTGCTTCTGCCCCGGCTCGCGGGAGGGCTTGCCTGGCTGGGGGTGCGCGGGGTCTCCGGGGCGATGGTGCTCCTGCGCCTCGCGGCCCTTGTCCGGTTCCTGGCTCTTGCCCTGCGTACCGCCCATGACGGCGACTCCTTTTTGCGTGGAGCACGGATTTCTCTCGGATGACGCTGGCACGCACCGTGACGGTCCGCATCATTTCGGCGGCGAAGCGAGGCGCACGGGTGACCTTCGTCCTCGGTGGGGGCCCCGTCTCAGCGGGTTCAACGGCCTGCAGACAGACAGGCAGGCAGCCCGAGCGCGCCGCAACGGCTGAGTACGATCGCCTACGCCGGTCTGAGTACGCGAGCCGTTGCCCGCCCCGCGCGGCGGCGCAAGGGTGGACGCATGCGCCGACCGCTGCTGCTCGCCCCGCTGTTGCTGTTCGCCACCGGCTGCGGACTGGTGCAGTCCTCCGAGGGTGAGGCGGCGGACGCCGCACGGGAGGTGGCCAGGACGGCGGGCGAGCGCCTCTACGGCCAGCGTCCGCGCACGGCGGAGGAGGTCGGGCGCTCCGCTTCCGGCATCGACGGGGTCGAGGTGCTGCGGGTGACGGGTACCTCGACACACGACGGGAAAGGCATCGACGTCCTCGTCCGCACATCGGGATCGGCGAACCGGGGGTGGCTCGCCCCCGAGGGGGTCACCGTGCGGCGCTGTTTCGCGGTGCGCGTCTCACCCACGTCGGAGTGGGGTGAGGATCCCCGTGACGTCAGCTGCCCGGACGGGCCCGCGCTGACCTTCGCCCCGCCACCCGAACCGCCGCGGCTGCCGTACGAGGAGCTTCGCTCGAAGCTTCCCCGGGTGCCGGACGGCGGCCGGGTGGACGAGGGCGAGGTGCGGAGCGCGCTCGCCGCCCTGGACCTGGATCCGGCGATCCGTACCGAGGTGAAGGCGGACGGCGGCCGGGTCGGCGTTCTCCTGTCGGTACGGGGCAACGGCTTCGACGCGCAGGACTGCCTTCTTGCCCGCGTGAGCCCCGGCGCCACCGACGTGTGGGTGCCGCCCCGGATCCATCGGATGCCCGGGGAGGGCGGCTGCACCGTCGCCAACGCCCTGGACCCGAAACCGTCACCGCACTGAACGGGCCCGCACAAGCGGAGGGGCGGTGCGCCTTACGGCGCACCGCCCCTCCTGCCGGCCCGCTCACCGGCGGGCCCGCGGGTCGATCAGATCGTCTGGTAGTAGCCGACCAGGTCGACGAGCAGGTCGACGTCCTCCCAGCCCTGGTTCCAGAAGTCGATGATGGCTCCCTTGCCGGCGGGCGTCTGCACCAGGTTCGGGACGGTCGCGCCCGCGGTCCAGTTCAGGGCCGAGGAGACGGGCCGCTGCGGAGTGATCGCGGTGCCGTTCTGGTAGTCGGACCAGAAGTTCGGGTCCGGCGTCACGGACAGGAAGCCGTCGCCGCGGGTGTTGGTGACCGTGGTGTTCAGCGCCCAGCCGTCGACGCGGGGCGTCTTCGTGTCGGACTCGAACCGCATGACCTCGACCTTGCGGGCCGGCACCGGGCCGGCCGGCCGCAGGCCCCAGCTGCGGTCCTCGCGGGTGTCCAGCAGCCGCATCGGAACCCAGGCGGACGAGAAGGCGGACCGGCTGTCGGGGCTGTAGTAGCCGACGACGTCGACCACCACGTCGGCAGGGTCCCAGCTGCCGTTGCGCACGGTGATCTTCCCGTCGGCGCCGATCGGCACGATCACCGCGTTGGCGATGGTCTGGCCGGCGGTGAAGTTCAGGTTCGAGGTGACCGGAGCCGCCTGCCCGCTGGGGTAGGCGCTCAGGTGGCCGGCCGACCGCGGGTTGGTGGCGGTGAGGTTGAGCGCCACCGCGGTGGCGCCCTTCGGCACGCCGCCGCGGCCGGCGATCTCCACGCCGAAGGTTCCGTAGCCGGGGACCTGGCCCTTCGCCGTGCCGAGGCCCGCGCGGGTGTCCACGACACGGGTCTGGGTCACCGAGCCGTAGCCGGCGGCGGGCGCGGCCTTGAAGGAGCCGGTGACGTCGGCGATCAGGTCGACCGGCTCCCAGCCGGCGTTGAACAGGTGCACGTACCCGTCCTCGCCGACCGGCGCGATCACCAGGTT harbors:
- the hypD gene encoding hydrogenase formation protein HypD, which gives rise to MKYIDEFQDPDLARRLLDDIHSTVTRPWALMEVCGGQTHTIIRHGIDQLLPDLVELIHGPGCPVCVTPLEVIDKALEIASRPDVIFCSFGDMLRVPGTGRDLFQVRSEGGDVRVVYSPLDALKIAQQNPRNEVVFFGIGFETTAPPNAMTVYQAKKLGIRNFSLLVSHVRVPPAIEAIMQSPSCRVQAFLAAGHVCSVMGTGEYPELAARHRVPIVVTGFEPLDILEGVRRAVHQLERGEHTVDNAYARAVRPEGNPAALAMLGDVFEVTDRAWRGIGVIPDSGWRLSARYRDFDAEHRFSVTGINTREPAECRSGEVLQGLLKPHECEAFGTTCTPRNPLGATMVSSEGACAAYYLYRRLEITPTRTARTAAPAPTARTAERTATADAPLEASPVA
- a CDS encoding PKD domain-containing protein, giving the protein MAAGIGFIPGIAQAAGPAAPAAPAAQGAPATGANPDAARKAKAKGKTFTSPADRTVVTAPSGAKAGGTARAQGAQEVPDPHISIYLDATTPTAHSIDLRSHVITWDDAEVEAVVSWGDGTTDTYSAALAGFRGDARNITHTYAAVGSYDVKVTVKHAASGAQAVNELKFVTDGTEFTAHEPTRLLDTRSGLGAARAKVGARSSVALKVAGAAKVPAGVGSVVLNVTATNTAGPGHISVGKTKELTETAETSNLNFVAGQTAANLVIAPVGEDGYVHLFNAGWEPVDLIADVTGSFKAAPAAGYGSVTQTRVVDTRAGLGTAKGQVPGYGTFGVEIAGRGGVPKGATAVALNLTATNPRSAGHLSAYPSGQAAPVTSNLNFTAGQTIANAVIVPIGADGKITVRNGSWDPADVVVDVVGYYSPDSRSAFSSAWVPMRLLDTREDRSWGLRPAGPVPARKVEVMRFESDTKTPRVDGWALNTTVTNTRGDGFLSVTPDPNFWSDYQNGTAITPQRPVSSALNWTAGATVPNLVQTPAGKGAIIDFWNQGWEDVDLLVDLVGYYQTI
- a CDS encoding HypC/HybG/HupF family hydrogenase formation chaperone, with the translated sequence MCLAVPGRVIDIGEKDGTRMATVDFGGVVKEVCLEYLPDLQVGEYAIVHVGFALQRLDEESAKQTLELFAELGMLQEEFGDPWEQAAQAGGAPWPFTDDSDDSDDSDDVAQEATRQ
- a CDS encoding translation initiation factor IF-2, translating into MRRPLLLAPLLLFATGCGLVQSSEGEAADAAREVARTAGERLYGQRPRTAEEVGRSASGIDGVEVLRVTGTSTHDGKGIDVLVRTSGSANRGWLAPEGVTVRRCFAVRVSPTSEWGEDPRDVSCPDGPALTFAPPPEPPRLPYEELRSKLPRVPDGGRVDEGEVRSALAALDLDPAIRTEVKADGGRVGVLLSVRGNGFDAQDCLLARVSPGATDVWVPPRIHRMPGEGGCTVANALDPKPSPH
- the hypE gene encoding hydrogenase expression/formation protein HypE, which encodes MPDTTLDITGWTCPAPLRDRPRVVMGHGGGGALSAELVEHLFAPAFGGPVLAQLGDSATVTLGGVRLAFSTDSYVVRPLFFPGGSIGDLAVNGTVNDLAMSGAQAAYLSCGFILEEGVELSVVARVAEALGDAARAAGVEVATGDTKVVEAGHGDGIYINTAGIGIIPQGVDLRPQRVVPGDVVIVSGEIGLHGVAIMSVREGLEFGVDIESDCAPLGDLVRAMLEVTPDLHVLRDPTRGGLAASLNEIAAASGAGVVIQEGRVPVPVPVRNACAILGLDPLYVANEGKLVAFVPREHAEAVLAAMRTHPLGRHAAVIGEAVDAHPGLVVARTGLGGTRVVDLPIGEQLPRIC